GTCGATTTCATCGATGTAAATAATTCCTCTTTCAGCCTTATCGATATCAAAGTCTGCTGCCTGAATCAATTTCAGAAGAATATTTTCAACATCTTCCCCGACGTATCCCGCTTCAGTCAGTGAAGTGGCATCTGCAATAGCAAATGGCACGTCCAGAATACGAGCCAGCGTCTGCGCCAGTAAGGTTTTACCGCTGCCCGTTGGTCCGATTAAGACGATATTTGATTTTGCCAGTTCGACGTCATCAATTTTACTGCCTGAATTTACACGTTTATAGTGATTATAGACAGCTACCGCAAGTGATTTCTTTGCGCGATCCTGACCGATGATGTATTCATCCAGAATGCTTTGGATTTCCCTTGGTTTCGGAACGTCTTTCAGCTCAAAGCCTTCTTCAAGACCTACTTCTTCTTCGACGATTTCCGCACAAAGTTCAACACATTCATCACAAATATATACCCCTTGACCTGCTACTAATTTGCGGACTTGCTCCTGTGACTTTCCGCAGAAAGAACAGCTCAGGTTATCGTTTTCATCATTAAATTTGAACATTATGCTCACCCCTATTCAAGTGAATATACTACAAGATTACCATGACTTAATCAACTATTTAGAACTTATTGACCGACAGAAGCCGGTCAGCTATGTATGGATATATGCCCTAGCTTATGGAGTTTCCTTAAGACTATACATGAAGTTCTTCATTTAAGAAAAACAAGGTACGGGCAAACCGTACCTTGTGTAATCTATATATGCTGACTCAACCATTTTACAGTTGCTTCTGCTGCTGCGCTGCTCCGGTTTCGGACGAAAGATTCAACTCTGAATCTTTCCAGCTGCCCAGCACTGCAATCAACTTGGCATTCTGTTTGCCAGTATTTCACAAGAAGAATTCAGTTCAACTTATATAGAAAGTCAGTCGATGATTTTTGCGTTATCAACAAGTAATTGTACTGTTTTGTTGAAGCGAAGATCGTTTTCAAGTACAGTTGTGCCGCCAAGAGTTGTCTTGATCTGCTCCACTTCCATACCGAATTGCTCAGACATTTTTTCAAGTTCTGCATTAATTTCTTCTTCTGGAACCTCTACGTTTTCAGCAGCTCCGATTGCTTCAAGTGTCAATGACACACGAACACGGCTTAGTGCGTCGTCCTTCATTTGGTCGCGAAGAGCCTGCTCATCCTGACCAGAGAACTGGAAGTAAAGATCCAAGTTCATGCCCTGCATTTGCAGACGCTGTTCGAAGTCTTGCATCATGCGGTCCGTTTCTGAATCAATCATCGCCTGCGGAATATCCATTTCAGCGTTGCTTGCAGCCTGTTCTACTAAATCGTCACGAAGAGCTGTTTCAGAATCATTCTTTTTCACTTCTTCAGCTTCTTCTTTCAACTTTGTGCGCAGTTCTTCAACTGAAGAAACGCTCTCATCGATTTCTTTTGCCAGCTCGTCATCAAGTTCAGGAACTTCTTTAGACTTAATTTCATTTACTTTCACTTTGAATGTAGCAGGTTGTCCAGCTAATTCTGCAGCGTGGTATTCTTCAGGGAATGTAATTTCGATGTCTTTTTCTTCACCTGTTTTCATTCCGACTACTTGCTCTTCAAATCCAGGGATGAATGAACCGGATCCAACTTCAAGATCGTAGTTCTCAGACTTTCCGCCTTCGAATGCTTCGCCGTTAGCGAATCCTTCGAAATCGATTGTAGCTGTGTCGCCTTCTTCAACAGCACCGTCTTCTTTAACAACCATTTCAGCAAGACTTTCACGGCGCTGCTCAAGTTGTGCGTCTACTTCTTCATCTGTCACTTCAACCGGCTGACGAGTTACTTCAAGTCCTTTGTATTCGCCAAGCTTCACTTCAGGCTTTAATGCGATAACAGCTGTGAATACAACCGGCTCGCCTTTTTCAAGCTTTTCAATGTCGATTTCAGGAGCTGCGATTGGTTCCAGGCCAGCTTCCTCTACCGCTTTAGAGTACGCTTCAGGAAGTACGATATCGATCGCATCGTTGTAAAGCGCTTCTTCTCCGTACATTTTGTTGAACATTTTACGCGGCATTTTTCCTTTACGGAAACCAGGCGCTTGTACTTTCTTTACTACTTTTTTGAACGCTTCGTCCATTCCTTCGTTAAAACGTTCTACGGAAACTTCAAATGTCAGTTTCCCTTCACTGCCTTCTAATTTTTCCCATTTAACTGTCATATGTATGACCTCCAAATCATTTGCATTACTCGTATTTTTATCTTAATCAAATATACCTTCGCATAGTGGTGTCTGAATTTTTTTATGTGTACTAAAAAATCTTCGCTACCCTTTGAAGGTTTTATCCGGATTCAGCTAATTTTGTTTCGCCTGTAATTAGCGCGAACATGGCTGAAGCCAGATAAGCAGTTGACAACCATTTTAGTATAACATAGTCTATTCATCTTTCAAGAATTAATCACTGTCAGATTTCCATTTCTTCGTCTACAGAACGTATGAACGCAAGCAACGGTGATTCTTCAGCCTGCCTGCCGTACAGCAGCTGTTTTGTATAGGCAACGTATGCTCCCGCCACTTCCTCTGCTGTGTAAGGCCCCCAGTGAAACGGAAACAGCAGCACGCTGTATTTAAGAATCAGATTAACGACGAGTTCACTGGCAGTCGGATCTTTCTCAAATTGGGACTTTGCGAGAAACTGCACTTCGCCTAGGAATTGATCTTCTTCAGGAGATACAAGCCTCGACGGATTGGTTTCCGTTTCAAAATGATATTTACGGATAGCCAGTGATTCCTGGTATCCGATTTGCTGCAATAACATCAAAGCGTATGTCTGTACGATGGGTAATGAATCTGCCGCTTCAGTCACTTCCACTAAGAGGGGAATATACGGCTGCAGCTTCTGATGCTGCAGAGACAATAAAAATTCCTGCTGCTCCATTGCATTCATTTTTTTAAATGCCTGGGCAGTAAGCGGAGGCTCCTCTATAGCTGGTTCTTCGTAGCGGTCAGACAGACGTTTATTGAGTTCGCGTAAATATTGAAACTTCTGCAAGCTGTGGGGCGGAATGATTTCTTTTTCCAATAAACCTTGAATCGTCAGCTCCACTTCATCGTATTGCTGTAATTGAATGGAAATGGATAAGTACAGCTCCAGAAGCTCTATGTAGTCCCCCGCCTGATTTTGCATTGCGAGAAGTGCAAACTTTTTTGCCCGCTGATAATCTTTCGTTTCATAAAGGGAGATGGCCATTCCGTCCAGCACAGAATAGTCTTCTGGATCAATTTCCAATATGGATTCGAAATGAAGAATAGCCTCTTTATGAAGGTCACGTTCCATCGCCTGTTTTGCATCCCTATGCAGTCGTTCGAGTGTACCTGGAAAGACAACCACATTTCCTTTACTAATCACTTGTCTTCGCTTTTTCTGCACTGTGTTCACCTGCCTGCTTTGTTAACTTTCACTATATCACAGCCGCAGAATCGGATTCCACTCAGCCGCAGTGAAAAA
The Sporosarcina sp. P33 genome window above contains:
- the tig gene encoding trigger factor — translated: MTVKWEKLEGSEGKLTFEVSVERFNEGMDEAFKKVVKKVQAPGFRKGKMPRKMFNKMYGEEALYNDAIDIVLPEAYSKAVEEAGLEPIAAPEIDIEKLEKGEPVVFTAVIALKPEVKLGEYKGLEVTRQPVEVTDEEVDAQLEQRRESLAEMVVKEDGAVEEGDTATIDFEGFANGEAFEGGKSENYDLEVGSGSFIPGFEEQVVGMKTGEEKDIEITFPEEYHAAELAGQPATFKVKVNEIKSKEVPELDDELAKEIDESVSSVEELRTKLKEEAEEVKKNDSETALRDDLVEQAASNAEMDIPQAMIDSETDRMMQDFEQRLQMQGMNLDLYFQFSGQDEQALRDQMKDDALSRVRVSLTLEAIGAAENVEVPEEEINAELEKMSEQFGMEVEQIKTTLGGTTVLENDLRFNKTVQLLVDNAKIID